One region of Peribacillus simplex genomic DNA includes:
- a CDS encoding peptidoglycan D,D-transpeptidase FtsI family protein → MKKKRMRLLAILLTTFMLMLIGRLAYIQLVSTESFSKHDVNLIEASVNQRSQILKIDDGRGKFYDRNGEPLAHEEIPTLVLFPFLKKMTWPIDEIASIIGRSETELKRAIEQADEPFVFGGDEPIELTPSQSKAINQLKIPGVFAVNEKLYHDQTPAAQLIGTTNISDAEKKKRYPDLNLSPETKIGNTGLQRTFDEFLLSAGESKLVFHVDASGGPMFGVDVKYVEPANPLYPVKVITTIDKEIQEKAEKLVDERGIKKGGLVLIDIEKSEIVAMVSRPALNIKDPNGEGAVNMMLTQKTPGSVFKTVTAAAAIDYEAASPTRTFNCNLTIDGKTDKQRELGMLNFENSFAQSCNRTFAELSQEISKKNPDFLDKYAKMLGLIGETGWQGDVYHTKVTQLHHEQTGKVWHDDGLKKDPKMIAKTAIGQQDVQTTPLAIANMMATIARGGKKEQVKAVSRVEFNNSTTVVDFPGQSIGGETLSPYTTMKMQYLLRKVVTEEKGTGASLKDLPVEVAGKSGTAQTNIEKGELNKWFAGYFPYKNPKYALVTVSFETKENSSSMTPLFSDIVKVLYSKDQDNSEN, encoded by the coding sequence ATGAAAAAGAAACGAATGAGGTTGCTGGCTATTTTATTGACCACTTTCATGCTGATGCTCATAGGAAGGCTCGCCTACATCCAACTTGTATCGACAGAATCTTTTTCAAAGCATGATGTGAACCTAATAGAAGCAAGTGTGAATCAGCGTTCACAGATATTAAAGATTGATGATGGGCGTGGAAAGTTTTATGACAGAAATGGGGAACCACTTGCACATGAAGAGATCCCGACGCTCGTCCTATTTCCATTTTTGAAAAAAATGACATGGCCTATAGATGAAATTGCCTCGATAATAGGCAGATCGGAAACGGAGTTGAAACGGGCAATTGAACAAGCGGATGAACCATTTGTATTTGGCGGAGATGAACCGATAGAGTTGACGCCCAGCCAATCGAAGGCAATCAATCAATTGAAGATTCCCGGGGTCTTTGCCGTGAACGAGAAATTATATCACGATCAAACCCCTGCAGCGCAATTGATCGGCACGACGAATATATCAGATGCGGAAAAGAAAAAACGTTATCCCGACCTGAATTTATCTCCTGAAACGAAAATCGGCAATACGGGACTGCAAAGGACCTTTGATGAGTTCTTGCTTTCCGCTGGGGAATCGAAGCTCGTTTTTCACGTGGATGCCAGCGGAGGCCCAATGTTCGGTGTCGATGTTAAATATGTGGAACCAGCGAATCCCCTCTACCCAGTCAAGGTCATAACGACCATTGATAAAGAGATTCAGGAAAAAGCGGAGAAGCTCGTCGATGAACGCGGGATAAAAAAAGGCGGTCTCGTACTGATCGATATCGAAAAAAGTGAAATCGTTGCAATGGTATCACGCCCGGCGCTTAATATAAAAGATCCGAATGGCGAAGGGGCCGTCAATATGATGCTGACTCAAAAAACGCCAGGTTCCGTCTTTAAAACGGTCACGGCAGCAGCGGCCATCGATTATGAAGCGGCTAGTCCTACCAGGACATTTAATTGTAATTTAACGATTGACGGGAAAACGGATAAACAGAGGGAACTGGGCATGCTTAATTTTGAAAATAGCTTTGCCCAAAGCTGTAACAGGACGTTTGCCGAATTGTCACAGGAAATTTCTAAGAAGAATCCTGACTTTTTGGATAAATACGCAAAAATGCTAGGGTTGATTGGCGAAACGGGCTGGCAAGGGGATGTTTATCACACGAAAGTTACCCAGTTGCATCATGAACAAACCGGGAAGGTCTGGCATGATGACGGCTTAAAAAAGGACCCCAAAATGATTGCCAAAACAGCAATTGGCCAGCAGGATGTCCAGACGACACCGCTCGCTATAGCGAATATGATGGCAACGATTGCCCGCGGTGGCAAGAAGGAACAGGTCAAAGCCGTTTCTAGGGTCGAATTTAACAATAGTACGACCGTAGTCGATTTCCCCGGTCAAAGTATTGGCGGTGAGACACTTTCCCCATATACAACGATGAAAATGCAGTATCTTCTGAGGAAGGTCGTAACGGAAGAAAAAGGGACGGGTGCTTCCTTGAAAGATTTGCCTGTGGAGGTAGCTGGCAAGTCTGGTACAGCTCAGACGAATATTGAAAAAGGGGAGCTCAATAAATGGTTTGCAGGCTACTTTCCATATAAAAATCCCAAATATGCTCTAGTTACCGTAAGTTTTGAAACGAAGGAAAACAGTTCCAGCATGACGCCTCTTTTTTCAGATATTGTAAAAGTCTTGTACTCCAAGGACCAGGACAATAGCGAGAATTGA
- the greA gene encoding transcription elongation factor GreA, which translates to MAIEKEYPMTKEGKLKLEQELEQLKTVKRKEVVERIKIARSFGDLSENSEYDSAKEEQAFVEGRITTIENMIRNAKIIEGNDSNTDTVSLGKSVTFVELPNGDEETYSIVGSVEADPFEGKISNDSPIAKSLIGKRVGDKVSIMTPGGEMSVKIVSIS; encoded by the coding sequence TTGGCAATTGAAAAAGAGTATCCAATGACTAAAGAAGGAAAGTTAAAGCTTGAACAGGAACTGGAACAATTAAAAACGGTTAAACGTAAAGAAGTGGTGGAGAGAATTAAAATCGCCCGCAGTTTTGGGGATCTTTCCGAAAACTCGGAGTACGATTCCGCAAAAGAAGAGCAGGCATTCGTTGAAGGACGAATTACAACAATCGAAAACATGATCCGTAATGCTAAAATCATTGAAGGCAATGATTCGAATACAGATACAGTTTCACTTGGGAAGTCGGTAACATTCGTAGAACTCCCAAATGGTGACGAAGAAACATACTCCATCGTAGGAAGTGTTGAAGCTGACCCATTCGAAGGGAAAATTTCCAATGATTCTCCAATCGCGAAAAGCCTAATAGGGAAAAGGGTCGGCGACAAGGTATCGATCATGACACCTGGCGGCGAAATGAGCGTCAAGATTGTTTCCATCAGCTAA
- a CDS encoding DUF2536 family protein, whose translation MSFQLDLNLFEDKIEFFEAESIKNLEEKIQSQIEINKAIMLQVQSVSHQMYVSEEGRRFYSAVVHFKAKK comes from the coding sequence ATGAGTTTTCAACTAGACTTAAACTTATTCGAAGATAAAATAGAATTTTTCGAGGCAGAAAGCATTAAAAACCTCGAGGAAAAAATTCAATCACAAATTGAAATCAATAAAGCGATCATGCTTCAGGTTCAATCCGTATCACATCAAATGTATGTAAGCGAGGAAGGCAGACGTTTTTACAGTGCAGTCGTACACTTTAAAGCAAAAAAGTGA
- a CDS encoding YrrS family protein yields the protein MGSRFNQRDQKRKVNKIYNIAITIVSILIVIVAVTIFLSDGGTESKKATTEQKQIADKQGKVVDKPAGKEEETDSGKEVAEEDSKATEEDGKATEEDTEEKSEDGTDPEKAGDAKLVEVEGSGDGNVAATYTSEGWKPVGTEQSGEHTTSFQKGSVDWNEMRKAIALGAGIDEGSMRLWWLQNGGSPNTAIGTVSEGNSPKTFRVHIEWVDGSGWKPVKVEELKTNDKR from the coding sequence TTGGGCTCACGTTTTAATCAGAGAGATCAAAAAAGAAAAGTAAATAAAATATATAATATTGCAATCACCATCGTTTCCATTTTAATCGTCATTGTTGCTGTCACCATTTTCTTAAGTGATGGTGGCACTGAATCAAAAAAAGCCACGACTGAACAAAAGCAAATCGCCGATAAACAGGGGAAAGTAGTGGACAAACCTGCTGGGAAAGAGGAAGAAACCGATTCAGGGAAGGAAGTGGCCGAAGAAGATAGTAAAGCAACAGAAGAAGATGGCAAAGCAACGGAGGAAGATACCGAAGAGAAGTCTGAAGATGGAACAGACCCAGAAAAAGCAGGGGATGCCAAACTTGTGGAAGTGGAAGGCAGCGGAGATGGCAATGTCGCGGCTACATATACGAGTGAGGGCTGGAAACCAGTTGGAACTGAACAATCCGGGGAACACACTACAAGCTTCCAAAAAGGCTCAGTCGATTGGAATGAAATGAGGAAGGCCATTGCTCTTGGAGCCGGAATCGATGAAGGAAGCATGAGACTTTGGTGGCTTCAAAACGGCGGTTCGCCTAATACGGCGATCGGTACCGTTTCTGAGGGGAACAGTCCAAAAACCTTCCGGGTCCATATCGAATGGGTGGACGGATCAGGTTGGAAGCCTGTAAAAGTCGAAGAGCTGAAAACAAACGATAAAAGGTAA